TACATATGTGATCcagttaattaaataatttttaaaaagtgaatatAGAAACAGTATACTCCAGAGATCAGTAAgaagatgtgtttgtgtgttcacctCTGGGATAAGTGATGGAATAAGGCTCATCTTCTGATGCCTGCTCATAACGACACATTTCCCTTTTAGCATAGGTCACACTGAAGCATGCTGATGTGATGAAATCTAGATGAAATTAAATATTAGCATACTGAGTATGTTTACTGAAAATCATTTGACTGAACATCATGACTCACCCACAGAGACTTCAGGGGCTCTGAGAGCCTCGTAGCCTTTGACAGCACAGGAGTATGTGACTGCTTCCTCACTGCTGAGCAGCTCTTGGTACCAGGGAGACCAGTCCTCATAGAGAAACTCTCTGTTCTTGTACCAGATGTAGGCTGCAGGCTTTTCAGTCAGaggacagctgctgctgcacatcaGTGTTACTGTCTGTCCCTCTGTGGCAGGAATCACCTTTACCTGCAGCTCTGAGAGGATCGTTAATAGAAATAATATCAATACACTGATTATTCATGAATGAGTTCTTCATGCATTTGATAAAACCACTGTACCTGCAACACTGAGAGAAATTCCCCTTTGGCCGCAGTCTGATTTGTCAGCAGGTTCTCTGCAGCAGTAAATGTTTGCATCATTCTCTGCTAGATTGTTGACTGTCAGAGTCAAGTTACTCTCTGCTGACATGCTGTACTTTCCATCTGCAGAGGTCTCAATCTTCAAGCCCCCCCTGTGTACACTGTACCAGTTCATGCTTGAAGTTGGATGttgatgtgagcaggacagattTACTGATGAACCTTTCAAGGCACAGATGCTGTTTGTTTGTCCCTGAACACCTTTAACAGAACATTTGATTAACAAGCATCTATGCAGATTTACACAATTTCTATAACATTCATATGTTATTCTGACTATATAAGTTTTATGCATATTTTCCATGTGGCACTCTGAAAATTGCTAATATATTGCAACGTTATCAGAGAACCATCAAATGTTTTGTTGCAAAAAGTCACAGGGTcaagaaatgtatttaaaaaaaagaccacCAAAGATTTGAGAAGAATCAAACTTGTTATTTTCCATTGATTTCATATTCTGGAACTGGAATATTATAGTACTTCCTCTTCTGACCAAAATCCTGTTGAGAACTTGTGTGCCCTTCTGAAATGGAAGATTTACAGTAAAGGAAAACAGTGCAGCTCTCTGAACATTGTCTGGGAGGCTGCGGGTGCTGCTGCACAAAACATTTGATCATTGAGAaatcaaatggtaaatggtaaatggactggttcttatatagcgcttttctactcttctgagcactcaaagcgctttatacaacttgtgcattcacccattcacacccattcgcacaagcacatttgtctaagtgctttttttttttagctaacattcacacacattcatactccgatggatgcatcagagagcaatttggggttagtatcgtgcccaaggatatttggcatgcagactaggggaagccaggaatcgaaccaccaaccttccgatcagtaggtgacctgctctaccaccaaCAATCTTGAAAGTAAATCCAGTGTTTTGGTcgataactttttttttttatgtcagaaatgtttatttatacatttaaagtTGTTTGTTTTATCATTCTCACTTCAATGggtgaaaataaacaaatgagatgggaaatatgcatttttcatttagttgCATAATAATTCTACACACTAATAGTTACCAATAAATGTGAAAATCTCACTTTTACTTTCTTAAATATCCTGATTAGGCACTGTAGTTGTTCAAGAATAATCACTTACGGAGCTATGTGAGCCAAGCCGGGAGTGCGTTAATATGGCTTAAACCCAGTGATTCATGGCACTGAAGCAAGGCAACTTTTAGTACATAACTCTGAGAAACTAGCAGCTTATGTAAAAATAAAGTGTACTTTTTAGAAACAAGTGTCTGTGAAAGGACAGGAAGACTACAAATGATGATCTTACAGAATACAACAAAATTCCTTCTTTTAGCATAAACTAAACAAcagtaaatattcattttatatCTACAAGTCTCAAATATCTACAACTGTAAAATGTTACCTATGCATTAATGCAACATTTACACTGATACATATAAGTGGACAGTGAATTAAGGGATCTTTCATACCTGAGAGACAGAGAACAAAAACCCAGAACAAACATTCAGCTTCTGTGAAGAGCATGGTTGTTGCAGACTGCGCTGTCTAATCAGAAAGTTGACTAATGAGCTTTCAAAAACCCCAGCTGCTGTCTTATTAAAGAATGATTGCTTAAAAGCAGAAGTCATCTTCTTAAAACTACAAAGTCTTATGACCAATTTGACATGGAAATTAGGGCAAATATGTCTGCATGCAACACCTTCAGATCACTTCCTCCTCTTGTATCAAATTAGTGCAGCAGATTTTTCATATATGACATATAACAGCACCACAAAACATCTGTGTGTTGCTTTTGTTATTTTGAGATAAAAGCATCTCAAGCTCACCCACATGAAAACTTCCTCTGAGAAGCagtattatatttttcttcttgcCTTTACCACAATGCTTTGAGATCATGCATTTCACTACCatgcatttcctcttttttggCTCATTTTTGTAATGTGTTTTATTCAGAGATTAAAAACTACTTACAGATACACCAGCTACTACTGATGTTACACTAAAACCTAGCGAGGAATACTGCCTTTTAATGTCtgtttatttgcttttcttCATCAGGCTCagtttaaaattcaatttcatgtTAATAACATGCATTCTGTTCTAAATAAaactttagttgtttttttcttttgtacagtTATGGTTTCATTCTCATCGTGAAACTTCCATCATTCTCATTTGGAGTGCAATTCATTTGACAAATAGAGACAAAGCAGACAGGGCATACCCTGGTATGTCAAATTCCTGGCCAGCATGTCAGATTATGATAAAATGGCATTTGGTTTGTGTTCATTCGTTTTACACATCATGCAGGTTTCAAACTAAACCCAAACTTCCTTCCTCGTTAAATactttatgcatttatatacTATAGCTGTCTGAGCAAGTTagtattttacatttgaaaaatTAAAGCCTACAGAAATTTTATTTCTGCTGCCCTCTAGTGGTTGAACTTGTCATCTTGCAGTAGTGACATGCAGCCTTGTTCACTCAAGAATTGTGCTTTTAAATCAGTCTTGCTATTTACTAAATCTCACTTTGCATAGAACACATTCTTTCAGGTAACCGGTGAAAAATTAGCACATGCTGACTTCACAACGTCACTATGAATCCAAACAGTTTGGTGGACTCCTATTTGCAGGAGCCCTCTTCACTCTTTCTGCTCTTTAGCAGTTAGAGACATGGCCACGAGATGGAGCCATTATCATAACTCATCATTTCAACAACTGCTTGTGCATTCAATATAACAGTCTCTACTATTGAGGGATGATTTAATCACCTGTTCTGAGGTTCATACAGGTAGTGGTAATATTTTATCCTGTTACTCTTGTTTCACtttgtaaatatgttttaaaattgCAGTTGTCTCTTCGGGATGTTAATTCATCTGCTCTCAGTTCATGAAATGGAGAAAACTCAACAAAAAACATCAGAATCTACTTCTTgcccaagtgtgtgtgtgtgtgtgtgtgtgtgtgtgtgtgtgtgtgtgtgtaaagctgATTATGGTTACAGTCTTGGCTTGTTTAGTTCCCATTGCGAAGAAACATGAAGTGTCTGCAAGTGTCACATACACAGATTCTAGGTTTGACGAACAGTCTCAGTTGTGGGCAAAAGACAAAAACCAGTAAAGTTCTAAAATGCATTTCATTAGTCTAAGATCAACAGGAAACAGTGGAAGAATGGAACCAATAAATTTTTGACACTTAAAAACTTCTCTTGAGTATTGAGTTGAATTAAGTTGATTCTCAAAATAGTTTAGTTTGTTGTGATACCACATGTAGGCAGTTTGATTGTCAGTCAGGTTACAGCTGGTGCTGCAAATCACAAATCACACTGTTGAAGAAGCTCTTTGAATGTGAACCTCTTTTGATACGAGATGAATACACTTCGTGTTACTTATGAAACATTGAAACAACTTATATGATTGACCAAAATATAAGTttcaacaaatacaaacaaatgagTTTGTTTGTGAAAACTTTCCCTGTGGGATATGTGATGGAGGACGGCTTATCCACTGATGCCTGTTTGTAAGAACACATCATTCTATAAGCATAAGT
This sequence is a window from Oreochromis niloticus isolate F11D_XX linkage group LG6, O_niloticus_UMD_NMBU, whole genome shotgun sequence. Protein-coding genes within it:
- the LOC112847081 gene encoding uncharacterized protein LOC112847081, whose protein sequence is MLFTEAECLFWVFVLCLSGVQGQTNSICALKGSSVNLSCSHQHPTSSMNWYSVHRGGLKIETSADGKYSMSAESNLTLTVNNLAENDANIYCCREPADKSDCGQRGISLSVAELQVKVIPATEGQTVTLMCSSSCPLTEKPAAYIWYKNREFLYEDWSPWYQELLSSEEAVTYSCAVKGYEALRAPEVSVDFITSACFSVTYAKREMCRYEQASEDEPYSITYPRGEHTNTSSY